CCTTGCTGCCGAACGCATTGCGCAGATTGCGATTGAGGCGCGACGGGTGGCCGCTGGCATGACAGAGTTCGTGCAGCGCCGTCCGGTAGAAATTGATCTGTTCGTGGAAGGCCGGTTGCGGGGGCACCTGCACATAGTCGGCGCTCGGGACATAGTAGGCCTTGTCCCCACCGATGCGGAAATCGACGCCCGATGCCGCAATGACCGCTTCGGCGATCGGCACGACTTGGCGTTCGGGAAGCGGTGCGGGGTCGGTGGCAAGGCCGGGGCGCAAGCCTTCGCACTGTGCGACGTTGAACACGGTGAAGCGTTTGAGGAACGGCACCGCGCGGGCTTCGCCGCCGGTCTGGCGCGCGCGTTCCTTCTCGGCTTCGGGGGTGAAGCGGTCGGCATAGACAACCCTTGTCCCGCGCTCGCCTTTCCTGACATTGCCGCCCGCCTCCAAGGCTTGGCGGAAGGTCAGCCACGATTGCGACGGATAGCCGTTCTCGATCACTGCTCCCCACAGGATCAGGACATTGACGCCGCTGTAATTGCGGCTGGTGAGCCCGTTGCGCGGGAGGCCGGGGGCGGCGGAGAAGCCTTGACCATTGGGGCGGCCCCAAGGCTGGACCCAAGGGAAGCGGCCCGCCTCAAGTTCGGAAACAATGCGGCCCGTCACCTCGTCGTAAAGATTGGCGCGCTCCGCCGGGGGCTGGCGTTTGCTGCCCTCTGCGCGCGCGCGTTGGCTGCCGGTCTGGTGCATGGCTATCCTCCAATGCCGCCCCAAAAACCCCAGGGCCTCCCCCGGAGCGGGGGTGGGCGGCGAATTGCGACCTGCCGGGCGCGGCCAGGAGGCGGTCCGCACCCGCAGGGCCGAAATGCAATGGAGGAGCCGGACCCGAGCGCAGTCGAAGGCCGGCTTGCGGGACGCCGGGCCGGGCCCAGAAGGGAGCGCCGCCCACCCGCGCGACGAGGGGAAGGCCCAACGAAAAATGCCGCCGCGCCGGTCAGGCGCGGCGACGACAGGCCGGAGCAAGGCTCCGGCATCCCGCCAGTCCGATCGTCACCTTTGGCCGGGACGCGCGAAGCGTGGCCCGGTGGAGCTTGGCGAACGGATGTGAGCCTAGCGGAATAGAGCGGCGGTCGCGCCGCAGGCGCGAGGCGCCTGAAAACCCGGATGCGTCAGGTCAGACCCTGCCGTCTTGAAGCACTCTCGTCGTGGTCGCCATGCGCGCGGTGACACGAGGAGCGAGCACTCGGCCCACTGGCCCCAACAGATCAACCGTGCAGCGGGGATCCGTTCGAACCGGTGCAAGCGGTCATCGCGGGCAACAGGCTCATCATGGCGGCACCGGCGATGATGATCGCGCCGACCGCCGCGGCGATGCCGGTCGCGGTCGGCCCCGCACCGCCGAGCTGCATCAGGCTGGAGACGACACTGCCGCCGGCGATCCCGGCGGGCACGGCGAAGAGAAGCGCGATCGCTCCGCGAAGCGGAACGGGCAACCGCGACGCGATGAGCATGCGTCCGATCAGCAAGACCGCGACGCCGACGACGAGGCCGAGAAGCAGACCGAGCAACGGCCCCAGTTCGCCACCCCCCGCCCACAGAAATGCGGCCGCACCGAGCCCGACCGGGAGTGCGAAGACGGCGAGCCGGAACATCGCCCAGGCGAAGAGGACGATGCCGGTGGCGGACAGGATCAGACCGAGCAACATCACGACCAACTCCATAGGCTCGGAACATAGCAGAAACACGATTCGGCATGAAGCCCCGATCGGCTCGCACTATGGGCGGTCTGGCGCGTTCTTCTCGGGCGACGTCGATCGCAGCGCGACGAACAGCGTGGCCGCACCGGCTTCGCTCCGGCCGGCAGGGGGCCGGTCGCCGATCGCGAAGAAGATGGCATTGACGGTACGCGGCGTTGCACTGGCGGCCGTGACAGCCGACCGGGAATTGACGGGCACTCCGGCGACGCTCGCGAGATAGGCGCGGGTCTCACCGGGCAGCGCGCGGCCGGTCCGCACGTGCTCGGCATAGCGTGCCGGTCCCGCGTTATAGGCTGCGAACAGTCCGGGATAACCGAAGCGGTCATACATCAGACGAAGATAGAGCGTCCCCGCCAATATGTTGTCGCGCGGGCTATGGGGATCACGTCCGAGCCCGAGCCGCGCGCGCATTTCGGACCAGGTGCCGGGCATGAGCTGCATCAGTCCCATCGCGCCGGCGTGGCTGGTAATCGGGCGCCCGTCCAGCACCGTGCGCCCGCCGCTCTCGGCGCGCATGACGCGCTCGATCCATTCTACCGGCACGCCGAAACGCGCCGAGGCTGCCTCGATATAGGGCCGCCAGTGAACGACCGACTGCGCGTCAGCCGGTGCCGCCGCCAGCAGCGCCAGGGCGGTGATGGCGACCCTCAGCCCAGCCACAGCAGTCGCACCTCGCCGATGACGTCGCCGCGCGATGTCGGTCCGAAATAACGCCCATCGAACGAATCCGGGCTGTCCATCAGCAGGAACAATGCGCCCGAACGCAACATCACGCAGCCATTCCACCACGGCATCGGACGGTCGCGGCCATCGGCTTCGCGGCGTTCGGCCACCGGGTGGCCGTTGACATAGATCTCCCGCCCGCGCGCACAGACGCGATCGCCGGGCGCGGCCGCGACGCGCTTGACCAGCGGGATATTGATCGGAATGTAGCGCCGCTCGGCGGCGAGCCGGCGCCAGCGGTCGGGCACCCGGACCAGCACCATGTCGCCCGATGCGATGTCCTGCCGTCCGCTGACGGCATAGAGACCGATCGGCGCGCTGGCCGATGCGTTCCAGACCAGCCACGGCGTTGGCGGCAGCGCGATCGTGGTCGCCAGCGCGGCCGCGCCGAGACCGATCAGCGCGGTGGGTTTAGCCGGCAGACGGGAGGGTAGCAGCCTAGCCATTGCCTCCCTCCCGCATGTTCGCGCGCGACCAGGCCTCGATATCGTCGATATGGTAGCGCCAGACGGTGCCATGCTTTCGGCACGGCGGGCCGCGCCGCTCCCGGCGCATCTTCTTGAGCGTGTCCCCCGCGAGACCGAGATGGAACGCGGCCTGCTTGGTT
This DNA window, taken from Sphingopyxis sp. PAMC25046, encodes the following:
- a CDS encoding zincin-like metallopeptidase domain-containing protein; amino-acid sequence: MHQTGSQRARAEGSKRQPPAERANLYDEVTGRIVSELEAGRFPWVQPWGRPNGQGFSAAPGLPRNGLTSRNYSGVNVLILWGAVIENGYPSQSWLTFRQALEAGGNVRKGERGTRVVYADRFTPEAEKERARQTGGEARAVPFLKRFTVFNVAQCEGLRPGLATDPAPLPERQVVPIAEAVIAASGVDFRIGGDKAYYVPSADYVQVPPQPAFHEQINFYRTALHELCHASGHPSRLNRNLRNAFGSKDYAREELIAEMGSAFLCAALGIVPTVRHADYLASWLDVLREDNRAIFRAASQASKAADWLLARYAETQDEGREAA
- a CDS encoding helix-turn-helix domain-containing protein, whose product is MTHDPNPEAGGGARTRIEADSSAVDGGATASSAAERARRAREHCPFLTTKQAAFHLGLAGDTLKKMRRERRGPPCRKHGTVWRYHIDDIEAWSRANMREGGNG
- a CDS encoding lytic transglycosylase domain-containing protein — encoded protein: MAGLRVAITALALLAAAPADAQSVVHWRPYIEAASARFGVPVEWIERVMRAESGGRTVLDGRPITSHAGAMGLMQLMPGTWSEMRARLGLGRDPHSPRDNILAGTLYLRLMYDRFGYPGLFAAYNAGPARYAEHVRTGRALPGETRAYLASVAGVPVNSRSAVTAASATPRTVNAIFFAIGDRPPAGRSEAGAATLFVALRSTSPEKNAPDRP
- a CDS encoding S26 family signal peptidase yields the protein MARLLPSRLPAKPTALIGLGAAALATTIALPPTPWLVWNASASAPIGLYAVSGRQDIASGDMVLVRVPDRWRRLAAERRYIPINIPLVKRVAAAPGDRVCARGREIYVNGHPVAERREADGRDRPMPWWNGCVMLRSGALFLLMDSPDSFDGRYFGPTSRGDVIGEVRLLWLG